A genomic region of Raphanus sativus cultivar WK10039 chromosome 6, ASM80110v3, whole genome shotgun sequence contains the following coding sequences:
- the LOC130495721 gene encoding uncharacterized protein At3g43530-like: MNPDVTKAKEDGSSSVVGDEANPRIIEKPVGPGTDQSPRDANESEDNASGNGKGEEEESSKKNEGEESREVDEGEKEKEVVDDEEKGMLPKLHFPSSQYQKSLKLSGKCYIDSAIRTIQTILKAKEVEWFIEHPQFQHFFHIKNRKQKWMGMWVLVLRSACVAKKHELWFVVNGVAIRYSLRELGLISGLYCHEYPPNHERLGGTTFMNKYFGGKRVTYADLEKQMLAMKSKPSEDRKKMAVLFFLASILFGGRKSGEGASPVDSFFLSVVDDLDACLLAFEAIPSLRNHFREDVNGVNSSCPRMCKMQYKRKSGTKEFSPKAVNDKLGNNTKDIESILVATAAEEELLETIGIDKESCWADDADDAAVDGWTKIIRKGKKQVFFEEQFRMDLESRTGQIEGPTNPIGGPSNNAQSGQANADSVEVSGATPGAEALKAMEGRLMNAVRDAVRDAMKGVNEKVTLLSTQLGLLEEEVKSLRLSVPGSDNPAVQDDGDGSDNNESEEEDGSDNNEPEEEDGGDNNEPEEEDGGDNNEPEEEDNNVEDAILEISKDVQREYGDVDVDDDDAEMYAHAAEVEKKLMSVNTKKKRSRKDDGKETVPVKKVKLVGETVRSPIQLRSKAAAKEAEAEKEAAAKKKATGKKKAAGKKKAATKKKPKTKKSR; encoded by the exons atgaatccagACGTTACGAAGGCAAAAGAAGACGGCTCGAGTAGTGTAGTAGGAGATGAAGCAAACCCAAGGATTATCGAGAAACCTGTCGGCCCAGGAACCGACCAAAGTCCCAGAGATGCAAATGAAAGCGAAGACAATGCCAGTGGAAATGGAAAAGGGGAAGAGGAAGAATCAAGTAAGAAAAATGAAGGGGAGGAATCAAGAGAAGTagacgaaggagaaaaagagaaggaa GTTGTAGATGACGAAGAAAAGGGCATGCTACCGAAACTACACTTTCCTTCAAGCCAATATCAAAAGTCTTTAAAGCTTTCAGGAAAATGTTACATTGACTCGGCGATAAGAACTATTCAAACGATCCTGAAAGCAAAGGAGGTGGAATGGTTCATAGAGCACCCACAATTCCAGCATTTCTTCCATATTAAAAACCGAAAGCAGAAGTGGATGGGAATGTGGGTTCTCGTTTTGCGATCAGCTTGTGTTGCGAAGAAGCATGAGTTATGGTTTGTCGTTAATGGCGTCGCAATCCGATATTCTCTTAGAGAATTAGGACTCATTTCTGGACTATACTGCCATGAGTATCCCCCCAACCATGAGAGGTTGGGTGGTACAACATTCATGAACAAGTATTTTGGAGGGAAAAGGGTAACATACGCTGACCTGGAGAAGCAGATGTTGGCGATGAAATCAAAGCCATCTGAGGATCGTAAGAAGATGGCCGTTCTGTTCTTCTTAGCCAGCATCCTTTTCGGAGGCCGAAAGAGTGGTGAGGGAGCATCACCTGTGGACAGTTTCTTCCTGAGTGTTGTTGATGACCTAGATGCGTGT TTGTTGGCCTTTGAGGCAATTCCAAGCTTGAGGAACCATTTCCGAGAAGATGTGAATGGTGTAAATAGTAGTTGCCCGCGGATGTGCAAGATGCAGTACAAACGGAAAAGTGGAACCAAGGAATTCAGTCCGAAAGCTGTGAACGATAAACTTGGTAATAATACAAAG GATATTGAGAGTATCTTGGTAGCAACAGCAGCTGAGGAGGAACTTTTGGAAACCATAGGAATAGACAAGGAGAGTTGTTGGGCCGATGACGCCGATGATGCAGCAGTTGATGGTTGGACGAAGATAATACGGAAAGGGAAGAAACAAGTTTTCTTTGAAGAACAGTTCCGCATGGATTTAGAGTCTCGCACAGGTCAGATTGAAGGTCCCACCAATCCTATCGGAGGACCATCAAATAATGCACAATCTGGTCAGGCTAATGCTGATTCGGTGGAGGTTAGTGGAGCTACTCCTGGAGCTGAGGCTTTAAAAGCTATGGAAGGTCGGCTTATGAATGCAGTCAGAGATGCAGTTCGAGATGCTATGAAGGGAGTGAATGAAAAAGTCACTTTATTGTCTACGCAGCTAGGTCTGCTAGAAGAGGAAGTGAAAAGTCTTAGGTTGAGTGTTCCCGGAAGTGACAATCCGGCGGTCCAAGATGATGGTGATGGTAGTGACAATAACGAGTCGGAAGAAGAGGATGGTAGTGACAATAACGAGCCGGAGGAAGAGGATGGTGGTGACAATAACGAGCCGGAGGAAGAGGATGGTGGTGACAATAACGAGCCGGAGGAAGAGGACAATAATGTTGAAGATGCCATTCTCGAAATTTCAAAGGATGTACAGAGGGAATATGGTGATGTTGacgtggatgatgatgatgcggaGATGTATGCCCATGCTGCGGAGgtcgaaaaaaaattaatgtctGTAAACACGAAAAAAAAGAGGTCGAGAAAAGATGATGGGAAAGAAACAGTTCCTGTGAAAAAGGTTAAGTTGGTTGGTGAAACTGTGAGGAGTCCCATTCAGCTAAGAAGCAAGGCAGCAGCGAAGGAGGCAGAAGCTGAGAAGGAGGCAGCAGCTAAGAAGAAGGCAACAGGTAAGAAGAAGGCAGCAGGTAAGAAGAAGGCGGCGACTAAGAAAAAGCcgaagacaaaaaaaagtagGTAA
- the LOC108808269 gene encoding uncharacterized protein LOC108808269, producing MPDKFDDKGFKTWQKKMMFFLTTLKLDKFIQEDKPLIPYGIDDVHTLASVDIWNHSDFICKGYILGRLIDPLYRVYCEIPTAKELWRSLDKKYRGEDAGCQKYVVAKFDDFRMVDSKPIMDQVEAFQLICHEIAAEGMSISETFTTLMFIQKLPPSYVDFKNYLKHKKKKMGLEELIMRVQVESRNRAADKDTTKEHSVNMAEHKGKGKAHAHSPAKPSKGKGKAHAHSPAKPYSSSSFWNQLQEERH from the coding sequence ATGCCAGACAAGTTTGATGACAAGGGTTTCAAAACAtggcagaagaagatgatgttcttcCTCACAACATTGAAACTGGACAAGTTCATCCAGGAGGACAAGCCCTTGATCCCTTACGGGATTGATGATGTGCACACTCTCGCAAGTGTTGACATATGGAATCACTCCGACTTCATCTGCAAAGGTTACATTTTGGGTCGCCTCATTGACCCATTGTACCGAGTCTATTGTGAAATTCCCACGGCGAAGGAGCTATGGAGATCACTAGACAAGAAGTACCGAGGTGAAGATGCTGGCTGTCAGAAGTATGTAGTGGCAAAATTCGATGACTTCAGAATGGTGGATTCAAAACCCATCATGGACCAGGTGGAAGCATTTCAGCTCATTTGCCATGAAATCGCTGCTGAAGGAATGTCCATCTCCGAGACATTCACAACTCTCATGTTCATTCAAAAGCTTCCTCCAAGCTATGTTGATTTCAAGAACTACctgaagcacaagaagaagaagatgggtcTTGAGGAGCTCATCATGAGGGTTCAGGTGGAATCCAGGAACCGAGCTGCTGACAAGGACACAACTAAGGAGCACAGTGTCAACATGGCTGAGCACAAAGGCAAAGGAAAGGCACATGCCCACTCGCCTGCTAAGCCCTCCAAAGGCAAAGGAAAGGCACATGCCCACTCGCCTGCTAAGCCCTACAGCTCTTCAAGCTTCTGGAACCAACTTCAAGAAGAAAGGCACTGA
- the LOC108821756 gene encoding uncharacterized protein LOC108821756, producing MAPRKKPPPTYDEMFGDGAGTSSSSGGRASSDAVPDSQTSQRVWSPPPAPHMAPPPPPAAQMAPPPPPAAPQEPIPGVDVHPDLRVPPHAPYARYTVEDLLSAPGREGMDVLDPDRPPGTYWFGANNRVSRSVSKTMKGYLDGAYPNWSLTPDHVKTTWFKQFAEFEAKAKTRLTNTVSDWKDKWEIYGYDGKPTGVTKDVWDGLIAF from the exons ATGGCTCCTAGGAAAAAACCACCACCGACTTATGATGAGATGTTTGGCGACGGTGCCGGgacgtcttcttcttccggcGGCCGAGCATCTTCTGATGCCGTTCCGGACTCTCAGACATCTCAGAGAGTTTGGAGTCCTCCTCCCGCACCTCACATGGCTCCACCTCCGCCACCAGCAGCTCAGAtggctccacctcctccaccagcAGCTCCGCAGGAGCCCATTCCAGGGGTAGATGTTCATCCAGACTTGCGGGTGCCTCCTCATGCACCATACGCAAGATATACAGTGGAGGATTTGCTTTCCGCTCCTGGACGGGAGGGTATGGACGTTTTGGACCCCGATAGACCGCCGGGTACTTATTG GTTTGGGGCCAACAACCGTGTTTCCCGGAGCGTTTCAAAGACGATGAAGGGATACCTCGACGGAGCTTATCCAAACTGGAGCTTGACTCCAGATCACGTCAAGACCACTTGGTTTAAACAGTTTGcg GAATTCGAGGCAAAGGCGAAGACTCGCCTTACCAACACGGTCTCGGATTGGAAGGATAAGTGGGAGATCTACGGCTATGACGGGAAGCCCACTGGGGTCACCAAGGATGTATGGGATGGCCTCATCGCCTTTTGA
- the LOC108858529 gene encoding uncharacterized protein LOC108858529 encodes MGYSSTNIHFDYDGQYAKSGDDYEWIPSDGRLYGISFKTSSLDEITYSCLKERICKKKRIDPCLKRMNLSYIPLVVEPKRQSYILDDEDVYVYLTSVDKEGRRSILHVEVIEEMEQQSVVEKESSYGGNYSELASGLPEVEGNPGALTLVPRIEEAELYLPGAERVENVVINGKAEERGINVVNGEAEERAGEGGVNSEGDVDNSMGVRPSSYYVELPRVAKEKPVVKEWEDGLGLQLFQEFESKEAVKDIIDRASQENCFGISICNSDRGRYVVKCRGADEGCKWSVRATKIDKSEAFSIRTYMNMHSCSRVTSSTGKKMKVTPRCVAAIVHKDYPGLYETPTAKILVGLVQRKLGVEVSYTTCLRGKKQAVADIRGDPEKGYIILSAYLYMLEKANPDTKTSLVVDKNNRFRYLFVALGASIEGFEYMRKVITVDATFPKTVEGGCLIIATAQDPNLHHYPIAFAVVDGEKNESWKWFFTTLKTVIPDSTELVFVSDRNPSLIKAVGEVYPMSKHGYCIWHLSHNVKAHVNQGRDEHEFKKQYDDSRERYPSCARYLDKSVEVKRWAKCHFPGARYNIDTSNCAESLNALFEKAQRMSLLPMLDTVIDKMSEWFNRHRKDAAEGPSSRKLVPLVENKLHKRTPKGSKLSVTVLNSFQLEYSVIGEDGKTYSVDLQQKTCSCRKFDIDKYPCRHAIRAIIKCLQHDKPLQLSDMYDFISNYYFITTWAKAYRRTIYPVPHITHWLVPKEVAAAKCPLPPDYKKKKRKTSGKKASFGGRKSVPSPS; translated from the exons ATGGGTTATTCTTCTACAAACATACACTTTGACTATGATGGACAATATGCGAAATCAGGAGATGATTATGAATGGATTCCAAGCGATGGTCGTTTGTATGGTATATCCTTTAAGACATCATCATTGGATGAGATCACTTATTCCTGTTTGAAGGAGAGGATATGCAAGAAGAAGAGGATAGATCCGTGTTTAAAGAGGATGAATCTGAGTTACATTCCACTGGTAGTAGAACCTAAGAGGCAAtcatatattttggatgatgaagatgtgtaTGTGTATCTGACATCAGTGGATAAAGAGGGAAGAAGAAGTATTTTGCATGTAGAGGTCATCGAAGAAATGGAGCAACAATCAGTAGTTGAGAAAGAAAGCTCATATGGTGGGAACTATAGTGAGCTTGCGAGTGGATTACCCGAAGTTGAAGGTAATCCGGGTGCACTCACTCTAGTTCCTCGCATTGAAGAAGCAGAACTATATCTGCCGGGGGCTGAACGGGTGGAGAATGTTGTTATAAATGGAAAAGCCGAGGAAAGGGgcattaatgttgttaatggagAAGCCGAAGAAAGGG CCGGGGAAGGGGGCGTGAATAGTGAGGGCGACGTGGATAACTCTATGGGTGTTCGTCCTAGTTCGTACTATGTTGAGCTCCCACGTgttgcaaaagaaaaaccagTGGTTAAAGAGTGGGAAGATGGTTTGGGTCTTCAGTTGTTTCAAGAATTTGAGAGTAAAGAAGCTGTGAAAGATATTATTGATAGAGCATCACAAGAGAACTGTTTCGGAATCAGTATTTGCAACTCGGACAGGGGTCGATATGTGGTAAAATGTCGGGGAGCAGATGAAGGTTGTAAATGGAGTGTGAGAGCAACAAAGATAGATAAATCTGAAGCGTTCTCGATTAGAACATACATGAATATGCATTCATGCTCTCGCGTAACTTCAAGTACTggaaagaaaatgaaagttaCACCAAGATGTGTTGCAGCTATAGTGCACAAGGATTATCCGGGACTATATGAGACACCAACAGCGAAAATCCTGGTCGGTCTGGTGCAAAGGAAACTGGGTGTGGAAGTGTCGTATACGACATGTTTGAGAGGAAAAAAACAAGCTGTTGCGGATATTCGTGGTGATCCGGAGAAGGGATATATAATATTGTCTGCTTATTTGTATATGTTAGAGAAGGCGAACCCGGATACAAAAACAAGTTTGGTAGTGGATAAAAACAACCGGTTCAGATACCTATTTGTTGCGTTGGGAGCCTCCATTGAAGGGTTTGAATACATGAGGAAAGTCATCACTGTGGATGCAACTTTCCCGAAGACTGTTGAAGGTGGTTGTTTAATTATTGCCACGGCTCAGGATCCAAACCTTCACCATTATCCAATAGCTTTTGCTGTGGTTGATGGGGAGAAAAACGAAAGCTGGAAGTGGTTTTTCACGACGCTGAAAACTGTTATACCGGATTCGACGGAATTGGTGTTTGTTTCAGACAGAAATCCAAGTCTGATAAAAGCTGTTGGTGAAGTGTATCCGATGTCTAAACATGGGTATTGTATCTGGCATCTATCGCACAATGTGAAAGCTCATGTCAATCAAGGCAGGGACGAG CATGAGTTTAAAAAGCAGTATGACGATTCTAGGGAGAGGTATCCATCATGTGCTAGGTATCTTGATAAAAGTGTCGAAGTCAAACGGTGGGCGAAGTGTCATTTCCCCGGTGCTAGGTACAACATAGACACCTCTAATTGTGCGGAGTCTTTGAATGCGCTATTTGAAAAGGCGCAAAGGATGTCTTTATTGCCTATGCTTGATACAGTTATTGATAAAATGTCTGAGTGGTTCAACAGACATAGGAAGGATGCAGCAGAAGGACCGTCATCTCGAAAATTGGTTCCTTTGGTGGAGAACAAATTGCATAAGAGAACACCGAAAGGTTCAAAACTTTCAGTGACTGTATTGAACAGTTTTCAGCTTGAATACAGTGTTATTGGAGAAGACGGGAAGACTTATTCTGTGGATTTGCAACAGAAGACGTGCAGTTGCAGGAAGTTTGATATAGATAAATACCCATGTAGACATGCAATAAGAGCTATCATTAAGTGTTTGCAGCATGATAAACCATTACAGTTGAGTGACATGTACGATTTCATCTCGAATTATTACTTCATTACAACATGGGCGAAAGCGTATCGAAGGACTATATATCCAGTCCCTCATATAACTCATTGGCTGGTTCCAAAAGAAGTCGCGGCGGCGAAGTGTCCTCTACCTCCAgactacaagaaaaaaaaaaggaagacatCAGGAAAAAAGGCATCCTTCGGCGGGAGAAAGTCGGTCCCGTCCCCGTCCTAA
- the LOC130495720 gene encoding uncharacterized protein LOC130495720, translating to MLHTTGQKPHAGIRLDAFEKTGVMPSLSDLFKMTHAKPDGTFVDHASEKLFNTVAARVDERETQLTQQSPDGLPVKLTTEEVDRIFEEVAPRKKGRTVGIGSVNEVARATSSYSSRRAQETSQMQARLDTQQERLDSLENLLDIMAMGNPNMQRALAARRKALRMQQRDPESTDPVGAGTSGEGPSGTGYFDDVSLP from the exons ATGCTTCATACCACCGGGCAAAAACCTCATGCCGGGATCCGTCTCGACGCT TTTGAGAAGACCGGAGTCATGCCATCTTTGTCCGACCTCTTCAAGATGACTCACGCCAAACCGGACGGGACTTTTGTTGATCATGCATCCGAGAAGCTCTTCAACACTGTGGCTGCTCGGGTTGATGAGCGGGAGACGCAACTTACCCAGCAGTCTCCGGATGGATTACCCGTCAAATTGACGACGGAAGAGGTCGACAGGATCTTCGAggag gtcGCTCCAAGAAAGAAGGGTCGGACGGTGGGAATCGGTTCTGTAAACGAAGTCGCAAGGGCGACTTCGTCTTACTCTTCTAGACGGGCCCAAGAGACTTCTCAGATGCAGGCTCGATTGGATACCCAGCAGGAGCGTTTAGACTCTCTCGAGAACCTGTTGGATATTATGGCGATGGGGAACCCGAACATGCAGAGAGCGTTGGCGGCCAGACGAAAAGCTCTCAGGATGCAACAACGGGATCCCGAATCTACCGATCCAGTGGGAGCGGGAACGAGCGGAGAGGGACCGAGCGGGACCGGCTACTTTGATGATGTATCGCTCCcgtag